The following are encoded in a window of Bos indicus x Bos taurus breed Angus x Brahman F1 hybrid chromosome 4, Bos_hybrid_MaternalHap_v2.0, whole genome shotgun sequence genomic DNA:
- the LOC113891799 gene encoding olfactory receptor 2F1-like: MGRDNLTWVSEFVLLGLSGDRQTQAGLFVLFGAAYLLTLLGNGLILVLVWLDPRLQLPMYFFLGNLSVVDICYTSSGVPQMLAHFLLEKKTISSARCGTQHFFSLALGGTEFLLLAAMAYDRYVAVCDPLRYAAVMGPRLCAGLAGVSWLVGLANAAVETAVTVRLPTCGRHVLNHVACETLALVSLACVDVTLNQAVILASSVVVLLVPCCLVALSYARIVAAVLRIRSSGGRRKAFGTCTSHLTVVSMSYGMALVTYMQPRSTASAEQDKVVVLFCTVVTPMLNPLIYSLRNKEIKAALTRVLTRSSESKR, encoded by the coding sequence ATGGGGAGGGACAACCTGACCTGGGTGAGTGAGTTTGTCCTACTGGGCCTCTCCGGAGACCGGCAGACCCAGGCTGGGCTGTTTGTCCTGTTCGGGGCCGCCTATCTTCTGACCTTGCTGGGCAACGGGCTCATCCTCGTGCTGGTCTGGCTGGACCCCCGCCTCCAGCtgcccatgtacttcttcctcggCAACCTCTCCGTAGTGGACATCTGCTACACCTCCAGCGGGGTTCCCCAGATGCTGGCGCACTTCCTCCTGGAGAAGAAGACCATCTCCTCCGCCCGATGTGGTACCCAGCACTTCTTCTCGCTGGCCCTTGGGGGCACCGAGTTCCTGCTGCTAGCCGCCATGGCCTATGATCGCTACGTGGCCGTCTGCGACCCCCTGCGCTACGCGGCCGTCATGGGGCCGCGGCTCTGCGCAGGCCTGGCAGGCGTCTCCTGGCTCGTGGGCCTGGCGAACGCGGCGGTGGAGACCGCGGTCACCGTGCGTCTGCCCACCTGTGGGCGCCACGTGCTGAACCACGTGGCCTGTGAGACGCTGGCGCTCGTCAGCTTGGCCTGCGTGGACGTCACCCTCAACCAGGCAGTTATACTGGCATCCAGCGTGGTGGTGCTTTTGGTGCCCTGCTGCCTGGTCGCGCTGTCCTACGCCCGCATCGTGGCCGCCGTCTTGCGGATCCGCTCCAGCGGGGGGCGCCGCAAAGCCTTCGGGACCTGCACCTCGCACCTCACCGTGGTCTCCATGTCTTACGGCATGGCCCTGGTTACCTACATGCAGCCCCGCTCCACCGCCTCCGCCGAGCAGGACAAGGTGGTGGTGCTCTTCTGCACGGTGGTGACCCCTATGTTGAATCCGCtcatctacagtctgaggaacAAGGAGATAAAGGCCGCTCTGACTCGGGTTCTGACGAGGAGCTCTGAATCAAAACGGTAG